The genomic window TCGAAGGATCATCATAAAAATGAAAGAAATACAAGAAACGATTGGTTTCTTTACAGTACTGTAAATCCCTTAACGTTTTTAATCGGTGCATCTTTATTTGAACCATCGCCATAGTAAACGTGAACGGGTCCGTCTTCTTTCAATGGTTTTCCATCTTTCGAAAAACCAAGTATTAATTCAAAGCCCTTCTCAAGCGGCAATTTTACATCCGATGAATCTGTTTCAATGACAAGCCACTCAGCGTCATCTGCAGGTTCGGCATTGTTTAAAAATGATTTAAATGGAATTCCAAATGTGCCGGTTAAGATTTTTTCTTTCTCAAATTTTTTTTCTGATTTTAATGTGGGTGGATAGACTGCTCCTTCCATTATTTCTCTGTCCCAGTGCTTTGAGATGGATTTCGTATATTCTTCGAGGTCATCATCTTCTTGATTTTGAGAAATAAAGTATGTATTTAAGTCAACGCGCCTATCGTCAAAAATCCATACGCCCGGATCCATTGTGATATTGAATTTTACTTTCCCTTTTATTGTAATGATATTTTCCATTTTCTCCACCTCTATTTGAGTTTCATTCTTTTAAGTATACATAGATTTTCATCAATTGTCATATTACACAATAACAGATAAAAGGGTCAGTAATATGCTTAATGAAACATATCTTTTATTGCCGTTAAAAGAAAAAATGGCACCTTATTATTCTTGCTTTTTTGGACGTTAAACGGTAAACTTAAAAGATAGGATCGGGTAATGGCTCGGAAACGGGGGGATCAATGTTGGCGTTTGAAATGATGGTTAATCATCAAGAAAAGGCACTTGCCCTATTAAAGGCTGACGCTGATAAAATCTTAAAGCTGATAAAGGTGCAAATGGATAACCTTACAATGCCTCAATGCCCTCTTTATGAAGAGGTGCTGGATACGCAAATGTTTGGATTATCCAGAGAAATAGACTTTGCTGTCCGGCTTGGTTTGGTGGATGAAAAAGAAGGAAAAGCGATCCTCGATCAACTCGAAAGAGAGCTTTCCATTCTTCATGAGGCATCACAAAGAAAATAACATTGAAAAACTCAAACATATTCATTAGAATTTGTTTGAGTTTTTTTATAATTGCATTCATAATTAATCGAAAATAGTATATTTAGTAGTCTGGAAGAATTTACTTTTCTTTTGTGTCATATTATTTTATTTATAGTATAACATTATTGTGGAAAAATAATAATTAATATGTTACATTTAATGTGACTCTTCTCATTTCACGTAATATATCTAATCATATCGTTAGAAATACTTTATGCATTTAAGGAAAGAGGCTTAATGTTTAAAAAAATTTTAAAATCTTATGATTACTCTTTGATTATTGTCATGGTACTTTTATCTTTATTTGGATTAGTGATGGTTTATAGTGCTAGTATGGTTTGGGCTGTACAAAGATATGGCCTGCCAAGTGACTATTTTTATCAAAAACAAAAGTTGTTTTTGATCGGAGCATTTATTGTTTTTTTGATTGTTGCCCTGTTTCCTTATAAGGCGATGAAAAGCAATAAAATACTTGGTTTTATTGTATTGATGTCTTTATTTGGCTTAGGAGCACTCTTTGTTTTTGGACATATCGCAGGCAACGCACAAAGCTGGTTCAAAATCGGGCAATTGAGCCTGCAGCCGTCTGAATTTACGAAAATAGCTGTAATTATTTATTTGTCTGCAGTTTATGCTAAGAAACAATCATACATAAATGAATTTAACAAAGGGGTCGTACCCCCGTTAGTTTACCTTGTTCTCGTTTGTATTTTAGTAGCTATTCAACCTGATTTTGGTACAGCTGTTATCATTTTTTTAATCGCTGCAGCCATTATTTTATCATCGGGTATGAATTGGAAAAATATTTTTAAACTAATTCTGATAGGAATATTGGTAGTATCTCCAGTTGCTTTAGTCATGAAAGATAATCTTTTTACAAAAGAACAGCTGGAAAGATTTGAAGCCGTGAAAAATCCATTTGAAGATGAACTTGACACAGGATTTCATCTTTCCAACTCTTTTCTCGCGATCGGTTCAGGAGGAATAAACGGTCTTGGATTGGGAAAAAGCATTCAAAAGCTGGGCTATTTGCCGGAATCCCATACAGATTTTATCATGGCGGTCATTGCTGAAGAACTGGGAGTATGGGGTGTCAGCTTTGTTATATTATCTTTAGGATATATAGTTTTAAGAGGTATTTATATAGGCCTTAAATGCAGAGACCCTTTTGGCAGCTTGCTTGCTATCGGAATCTCAAGCATGATAGGCATCCAATCCTTTATTAATCTTGCCGGGATATCTGGTTTGATTCCTCTTACGGGTGTTCCTCTGCCGTTTATCAGCTATGGAGGGTCGTCATTGTTGCAGTTGTCGATTGCGATGGGGATTTTAGTAAATGTCTCAATGTTTGTGAATTATGAAAGAAAATATAAAAAGAATAATGAAAAAAAGATAGTTGCATAAAAGACAACTCCAATCAAATCTGCTTTCAATCAATTCCACAGGCTCTCGTGCCTTAAATGGTTTTGAATAAATATAAAAATACATAAAAGAAGAGGTGTTCTAATGAAAAGACGCATTAACAAGGTATTAGTTGCGAACAGAGGTGAAATCGCCATCCGGGTGTTTAGAGCTTGTACGGAGCTCAACATTCGGACAGTAGCCATCTATTCGAAAGAAGACTCCGGTTCATATCATAGGTACAAAGCTGATGAAGCGTATCTGGTAGGAGAAGGAAAAAAACCGATTGATGCCTACCTTGATATAGAAGGTATTATCGAAATTGCCAAAGCTTGCGGAGCCGATGCCATCCACCCCGGATATGGATTCCTTTCCGAGAATATTGAGTTTGCCAAGCGATGTGCTGAAGAAGGAATCATTTTTATCGGTCCTGAAGCAAAACATCTTGATATGTTTGGAGATAAAGTCAAAGCTAGGGAGCAGGCACAGCTTGCCGAAATCCCGGTTATTCCTGGCAGCAACGGGCCGGTAAAAGGGCTGGAAGAAGTGATTCAATTTGGAAAAACATATGGTTTTCCAATTATCATTAAAGCTGCCCTAGGAGGCGGCGGCCGAGGAATGAGAATCGTAAGAAGCCTTGAAGAAGTTAGAGAGGCTTATGAACGTGCAAAATCTGAGGCAAAGGCCGCTTTTGGCAGCGACCAAGTTTATGTAGAGAAATTTATTGAAAAACCGAAGCATATTGAAGTTCAAATCATCGGTGATGAACATGGAAATATCGTACATTTGTATGAACGTGACTGTTCGGTCCAGCGCCGCCATCAAAAAGTGGTCGAAGTAGCGCCATGTGTTTCTATTTCAAACGAACTTCGAGAAAGAATATGTGAAGCTGCCGTCAGGTTAATGAAAAATGTAAATTATGTCAATGCAGGAACAGTCGAATTCCTATTGTCAGGTGATGATTTTTACTTTATTGAAGTGAATCCGCGCATCCAAGTAGAACATACAATTACCGAAATGGTAACCGGAGTCGATATTGTCCAAACACAAATTCTAGTTGCGGAAGGACATGAACTGCACGGAGAAAAAATAGGGATTCCAGAACAAAAAGATATTCACATTAATGGTTATGCAATTCAAGCTCGCGTCACAACAGAAGATCCGCTTAATAACTTTATGCCTGATACCGGAAAAATCATGGCTTACCGTTCAGGCGGCGGTTTTGGTGTCCGCCTTGATGCAGGAAATGGGTTTCAGGGTGCGGTTATTACGCCATACTATGACTCATTGCTTGTAAAACTATCGACTCATGCAATGACATTTGAAAAAGCTGCGGCAAAAATGGTCCGAAACTTAAGAGAATTTAGAATCCGCGGAATAAAGACAAATATTCCTTTTCTTGAGAATGTTGTGAAACATGAAAAATTCCGTACCGGACAATACGATACTTCGTTTATCGACACAACACCGGAGCTATTCTTGTTCCCTAAAAGTAAAGACCGGGGTACAAAAATGCTGACTTACATCGGTAATGTAACAGTAAACGGGTTTCCGGGCATTGAAAAAAGGAAAAAGCCGGTATTTGATAAACCTAGAATTCCTAAGCTGAAATATAGTACAGAATATAAAAATGGAACAAAGCAAATTCTTGATGAACATGGGGCGGACGGTCTAGTCAAATGGGTGAAAGAACAAAAAGAAGTTCTGCTAACTGATACGACATTCCGTGATGCTCATCAATCTCTATTAGCAACTAGAATCCGAACAACAGATATAAGCCATATCGCAGAGCCTGCTGCAAAATTATTGCCTGAACTTTTCTCATTCGAAATGTGGGGAGGGGCTACTTTTGACGTCGCCTATCGGTTCTTAAAGGAGGATCCGTGGGAAAGGCTGATAAAATTAAGAAAGCAAATTCCAAACGTTCTTTTACAAATGTTATTAAGGGCGTCAAATGCAGTTGGCTATAAAAACTATCCTGACAATGTCATTAGGGAATTTGTAGAGAAATCTGCCCATGCCGGAATCGATGTATTCCGAATTTTTGATAGCTTAAACTGGGTTAAAGGAATGGAAGTTGCCATTGATGCAGTAAGGCAGTCTGGAAAAATTGCAGAAGCGGCAATTTGCTACACAG from Bacillus methanolicus includes these protein-coding regions:
- a CDS encoding YlaN family protein, translating into MAFEMMVNHQEKALALLKADADKILKLIKVQMDNLTMPQCPLYEEVLDTQMFGLSREIDFAVRLGLVDEKEGKAILDQLERELSILHEASQRK
- the pyc gene encoding pyruvate carboxylase, whose product is MKRRINKVLVANRGEIAIRVFRACTELNIRTVAIYSKEDSGSYHRYKADEAYLVGEGKKPIDAYLDIEGIIEIAKACGADAIHPGYGFLSENIEFAKRCAEEGIIFIGPEAKHLDMFGDKVKAREQAQLAEIPVIPGSNGPVKGLEEVIQFGKTYGFPIIIKAALGGGGRGMRIVRSLEEVREAYERAKSEAKAAFGSDQVYVEKFIEKPKHIEVQIIGDEHGNIVHLYERDCSVQRRHQKVVEVAPCVSISNELRERICEAAVRLMKNVNYVNAGTVEFLLSGDDFYFIEVNPRIQVEHTITEMVTGVDIVQTQILVAEGHELHGEKIGIPEQKDIHINGYAIQARVTTEDPLNNFMPDTGKIMAYRSGGGFGVRLDAGNGFQGAVITPYYDSLLVKLSTHAMTFEKAAAKMVRNLREFRIRGIKTNIPFLENVVKHEKFRTGQYDTSFIDTTPELFLFPKSKDRGTKMLTYIGNVTVNGFPGIEKRKKPVFDKPRIPKLKYSTEYKNGTKQILDEHGADGLVKWVKEQKEVLLTDTTFRDAHQSLLATRIRTTDISHIAEPAAKLLPELFSFEMWGGATFDVAYRFLKEDPWERLIKLRKQIPNVLLQMLLRASNAVGYKNYPDNVIREFVEKSAHAGIDVFRIFDSLNWVKGMEVAIDAVRQSGKIAEAAICYTGDISDPTRTKYDLNYYKELAVELEKQGAHILGIKDMAGLLKPQAAYRLISELKETVSIPIHLHTHDTSGNGIYMYAKAIEAGVDIVDVALSSMAGLTSQPSANTLYYALEGTERKPNVKIEALEQLSHYWEDVRKYYHDFESGMMSPHTEVYQHEMPGGQYSNLQQQAKAVGLGDKWDQVKEMYSRVNQMFGDIVKVTPSSKVVGDMALFMVQNELTEEDILTRGESLDFPDSVVELFEGYLGQPHGGFPKELQKIILKGKEPITVRPGELLEDVDFEALKEELFKEIGRPVTSFEVIAYALYPKVFLEYIQTVEKFGDVSVLDTPTFLYGMRLGEEIEVEIETGKTLIVKLVSIGQAQADGTRVVYFELNGQPREVIIKDESIKTAVASKVKADPKNESHIGATMPGTVIKVLVNKGEKVERGDHLVITEAMKMETTVQAPFSGIVKDIFVNNGDAIQTGDLLIELAKS
- a CDS encoding FtsW/RodA/SpoVE family cell cycle protein, whose product is MFKKILKSYDYSLIIVMVLLSLFGLVMVYSASMVWAVQRYGLPSDYFYQKQKLFLIGAFIVFLIVALFPYKAMKSNKILGFIVLMSLFGLGALFVFGHIAGNAQSWFKIGQLSLQPSEFTKIAVIIYLSAVYAKKQSYINEFNKGVVPPLVYLVLVCILVAIQPDFGTAVIIFLIAAAIILSSGMNWKNIFKLILIGILVVSPVALVMKDNLFTKEQLERFEAVKNPFEDELDTGFHLSNSFLAIGSGGINGLGLGKSIQKLGYLPESHTDFIMAVIAEELGVWGVSFVILSLGYIVLRGIYIGLKCRDPFGSLLAIGISSMIGIQSFINLAGISGLIPLTGVPLPFISYGGSSLLQLSIAMGILVNVSMFVNYERKYKKNNEKKIVA
- a CDS encoding peptidyl-prolyl cis-trans isomerase, with product MENIITIKGKVKFNITMDPGVWIFDDRRVDLNTYFISQNQEDDDLEEYTKSISKHWDREIMEGAVYPPTLKSEKKFEKEKILTGTFGIPFKSFLNNAEPADDAEWLVIETDSSDVKLPLEKGFELILGFSKDGKPLKEDGPVHVYYGDGSNKDAPIKNVKGFTVL